The Sparus aurata chromosome 10, fSpaAur1.1, whole genome shotgun sequence genome includes the window GGCCTGTCAATGTTATGGTCGCCTGCCCTGCCTGGGGGGCCTGTTGGACAGAGGGGTGGGTACTGGCAGAGCTGAGGGTTGGACCAATCAGATTCACTGCCTACTGGCCTCAGCCAATGGTCAACTGGCTCAGATATACCAGGGTTCCGAAACAGGTACACTTTTCTATCAGTGGTGGTTGAATTCCTCTGTTTAGCCAGGTTTAGATTTGTTATTTTTGGTCGCAAGCATGAATGATCCACTGCTATACGTCATTTATTCACCTGACAAATAAATACCATGATGTTGGTCAATGAAATGGGAATCTCTCCCACCACTTTCAAGAAAGTTGGCTGACTTTAATAGATGAAGATTCTCTCTGAAGTCACTGTTGCTACACCTCAGCATGTTAGTTTGGTTTGAATGAGTTTAGTATGATTACTTTGCGTATGTATTGAACTCTGATGATGCTCTTTTGGCTGTGACAGATGGAACGGTGCAGTACGAAGGTCCAGGAGTGGAGCTGGCATTTCCCTATCTTGACCAATCCGATCCCCTGCTGTTGCTACAGCTCCAGCACAGATACACAGCTGTCTGCCtagcactcaaacacacactcaggtatAACATTTTTATAGAACCTAAATGGAAAATTCCACGTTTAATGGGGGACTTtacccaaataacaaaacaattctcatttttttatttattggtttaCAGCTTTGAGGATACCTTTTgccttttgaaatgtttttagaTGTCTAAAGAAAACTGCCCCTCCTATTTTCAatggaatgtaatttgtgatgCATACAGCACCGAAAACCACATCGCCAGAAACAATGTCCAGATTACTTGGGCCCCACTGCCAACAGCCCACTCTTCAATGAAGAAATAGTGCTGACTTTGGTATCGACGAGTACATGAGCCTATACACCGATCCAGCTCTACATAAGTTATTTATTGGAGAAGGGGGACTGTTTCTTCAGCAGTTTcccatacattttattttcttacaaATTTTGTCTGAATGCTGAAATATGAACACTTTTTCCACCTAATCACAGAGAACATCAAGTCTCTCCTGTTGAAGAATGAATGTTATTATGTTTATGCTTATGTacacaaaatgttcacatttacaAGGTGTAAGACAACTGCTAAGTCAAACGTTCATGTCACATATGCATAATTAAAGCCACATCTTATCAGCCTGTCAAATCTGAGGAAATGTTCCTTTTGAGCCAATAATGAAATTTCATTCTAAAGCCTTCATTGGCCATGCAGGGGCACTAAAGAAACTGCCTTGGAGCTTAACTGCTATGTAGACTTATTTTGACAACCACTCACATTTCCGCCCCATTACATTTAATTGCCCTTCTCCCTCTTAGCACCATATAAGGATATAACTCAAAACTCAGATACAACGGTGATAGCATGTTTTGCTCAGATGACCATTTCAGTAACTATTTTTTTATCTCTGTCCATCAGGGTGGATCCAGCCTCAGCTGTCCGTCTGCCTGTCAGACCAATACTCAACTTAGTGTGCCGAGCCCTCGCTGTCAGCTCCAAAAGCATAgtgagcacgcacacacacacacacgcgcacatacacacatacacaatacaTATATCCCAATAGTGACCTCAGATGTGTTAATACACACTGCAGCAGTAAATGCATTAATTAATCAAGAAACTTGCAACTACATCCAGACTGAACTTGAACCACTGCCGGACTATAATATAATTGGTGATTGTTCAGCTTGcccttttttaaatcaagggCGTATGGATATATGGAAGATGGTGGTGGTGCATCGTATATAAGCAGCACAATAGAGCATCTACATTGAATGAACATGCTAACATACAATATTGCTCATGTGTGTCAGAATTTAACAGGAGATGGAAGTGTGAGGCTGCTGGTCTTGCCTATaatacacaccaacacactggAGGTCTTATCATCCCTCATCACAGCGTGAGTACcggcatgtgcacacacaaactgttaCAGTACAGTAAATACTAGTTAGTAGTTTAATTATTCTATAGATACCAACACTAGATAATGTAGCACTTTGAATCAGGGGTGCCCAAAGTTTTCCCTTCGAGGGCCACTTTTGGTGGGCCATGGTCAGAAAGCATGctcagatgataaaaaaaaaaaattattaattggGGATCTtgcatatttaaagagcatttttactGAATTATGTAGTTAAATTTGAATAATTTTTGTATGTGCAtcatatgtttgtttgttctccATAGAAAGATTTGGTGGGCAAAATGGAACCTTATAGTGGGGCTCATTTGTCTAGCTGGCCCCACTTTGGGCCACCTTACTTTAAATAATGTGTTGATGGTTCTGTGGTACTGACACTTTGTTTTCTACTGTGCGTATTACAGTGTACGTAGCGGCATGGTTCAGTATGCTGCTGTGctacagaggctgttttctcaaACCCTGTCTGCCTGGACGCCTTTACCTGAAGCCAGTTTGGGACAGCAGAGAGCCTACAGGTAACTACAGTACTTTCACAGACTGATCCCACCACATTATTGAAGAAGACAAGTGAAGCAGTAACATTTCTCCTGTCAGCTGTTTTATAATTGGATAATAAATATAGactaaactgttttttttttgtagtttcctttctttgtttgcTGTGGGTGACATTAAGGATACAAACTGGCTGAAAGAACtgtgaagtttttctttttctaatgaGAAAAAGTTAGCTAGCATGTATTTAAAATCAGCAGGGTAGGGGGAAGAAGGGGTTTACCTGGCAGCAGCACTGTGGATGATGTGCTGATGTCCGATCATAACTTTACAGCTGAAGCACTTGTTGTCTGTGTCTCTTCTTCACCCCGCAGCTCTGTGCGCGTGTCAGTGTACAGAACCTTAGAGCTGTGGCTCCAGGTGGCTGGAACCTCTGCTAGCATCCTTCAGGGAAGCCCTGGCCACTCAGAGCTCTTGTTTAGCCACCTGTTAGGTGACATCACACCAGGGGCGGAGTCTGTCAAGGTTAGTTCACTCACCATGTAGTTAGTCTGGATGTATTTATCAGCACCACATATTTTAAATTGCATAGTTTTAAAGATCTGCTTAGAAGAACCACTTGTTTgcacttaaagcgaaactctcaccaaaaagcaaccgaggctttatttgggattgaatatgagtcaaaccttcgtgtgaaagcataattacgacgaaatcggcacttttaagatttaccgtagtttcggttttgggcacgttaattttgaacgggagtgcatggggcaggacatgctagcatcaaaatcgctatttttagaacactaagaaggctcgacacaacatgaaactttgctcgtagcatcactagggtctctactcatgaacaagagcattgagaacattgtttgtgtacacagagtttatgaaaaagaaggtttttgaactactcacgttagctgctgcagctcctgcgcatcgccatcatggcagacaaaaagttttgatccccgagtgcgacctgtcaggcaggagagtaatggtgaacacctcctcaagcgtgcctgtcaggtcacactcagggatcgacactttttgtctgccatgacggccacggagctgcagcagctaatttgagtagttcaaaaaccttctttttcataaactctgtgtacacaaacaatgttctcaatgctcttgttcatgagtagagaccctggtgatgctacgagcaaagtttcatgttgtgtcgagccttcttagtgttctaaaaatagcgattttgatgctagcatgtcctgccccatgcactcccgttcaaaattaacgtgcccaaaaccgaaactacggtaaatcttaaaagtgcctctttcgtcgtaattatgctttcacatgaaggtttgactcatattcaatcccaaataaagcctcggttgcgttttggcgagagtttcgctttaagatgGGATGATGTGAACAATTCTGGTCACGATTACACTGCAAAATAATCGTATTATCTTGATAATTATGACAGAGCTGGAATCACCTAACCTTATATTTTGGCAAgaatcaaatatttttattgcattacAGATGGGACACACATCTTTAGGGTTGGAATTACAGGAAATACTTCCCTTGTGGCAATGCAAAATAAATCTGGAAACCATTATTGGACTGAACATTGTAGACAGCGTTTTTATGCGACTCGTGTGCGAATATTAATGTTTATCCTGATAATGGAAAGTCACCATAATCAACTTATCCTGAGTGTTTATACCCTGAGTCGTGATCAAGAATTTGTCAGCTGTTTGTCATATGTGAGTGCAGCAGCAAGTAAGTGTTGCTCAAGCCGGCCTTCTATCCCTCTTATCCCTCTGTGTCGTTTCCCACAGCTCCGGGCGGGTCTGTCAGCAGATGTTGTTCCTGGAGGGAAGCCTGGCCCGCGGCGGACAAAAACATTAGTCATGGCAGATGCCGTCGGGCCGTCACTCCAGAGAAAAGGAGACCTTCTGGCGAATCAGGATACTTGCCTTTCAGCCCTCAGGGGTGATTACATCTTTATGTAAtagttctgtgtcttctgtATTTTTGGTGTAatctcacacatttcttttcttctaaaCAGTGCTGAGACAAATCATACTGACCAGCGGCACACTGATGAAGGATGATATACACAAGGTAAATGTCAGGGTTACATTGTTGCTGCAAACAGCTGAAACatgtttgggattttttttttttttttttaccagaacATTAAGCTTGGCTGTAACTGCTTAACGACTAATACTAAAGCATAATCTTCCTGTTAGATTATAATGTTCTTAGATAAGATGATAACATTAATGATCCTCCCATTTTGCCTTCATCTTGTCACcagtatgtattttttattttttgacataGCATCATGTTTAATAGCAGaaagtcagtgtttttctgctcttgtttttctcacagCGCCTACACGATGTGGTGTTGCCACTGTGTGTGCGCTTACAGCAACAGtccagcagcaacaccacaTGTGAATCTGCAGGGGGCGTCAGTGGGCAGTACAGCAGTGCTCTCAGCCGACGAGAGCTGTACAGGTAGGACAGTCACTCGCATCATAGATGTACAAGTGCTGTGGTTTGGGTTATTACTTTCAATGTGCGTGTTTTAAATACCTTTTGCCAGAACTTATTAATGACCGTGATGTTAAAGGCTAACCATCAGCTGTAATCTCAAGTGTTGATATCAACACTAAGTAGCCCTTTGCATAAACTGTCTGCTGAAGTAAGCGTTGGCAGAACAATACACAAGTCtaaattatttttaatacaGGTTATGGTGAAATACATTAGATAAATATGTAGTGTATCCAACATATTTTTTGTCCATGTACTCcatgaatgtatttattactCTGACATAATGGATCTATGCAAGACACAGAATATGTTAAAGATATAACAAGTAGAATTTTAGCCCTAAAATGTCTTGGAACAATCAGACCTAGGTTAGATTATATATTTTACTGAGCTGTGTACTCACTCAAATGTTTTCAAGAGAACGTTCAGAACAGGAAGATAGTCAAAGACTTAAAGCCCCCCTTCAGtgtattttggtattttttatGATATTTCATAATTTTCTGAGTGATAAAAAGTGTCAATTGTAAGATGGTTCTTGTTGAAACAATGGCGCATGACTATGGTTGGAGCTGGGAGTTATGCTTCATCCTCCAAGCTTGCTATGCTAAAAGAGGGGTTTTTGGCAACAGAAATAGGGAGAGCAATGCTAGAAGCGCTCAGGGCACTGATGTTAGAAATCTGAGCAGGTGGAAAGTTTAGCAGTGAAGTTGTCGAGTGGCAGTCAATGAGCCGTACAGGTTATGGTAAAAAGTCCAGGACCTAATGCTATTTGTTATTTCTAACAAACTCACTGCTGACAGTGTGCCTGAATTCAGTTaaattatttacttttacttcatACCCGTCTGTTGAATGTTCAGTTTGATTTATACATTACTGCAAATATAGGAACAACAAAGACTGTATGGTGTAGTGTTtatatcagtgttttgttggtattgattttcaggtttttgcTGGCTCTGGTCCTGGTCCCATCACCCTGTTGGCCCCCACCTCTGACCTGTGCTGTGTCCATCCTCAGCAACGGACGCAATGACCGCAACCTCAAGGTGAGTTACTGTTGTGAGTGAGAAAGTAAGACTTTAAGAGGGAGAGATTGCTGTATGGTATATGTGCATTGACTAATTTGAGGAACTGGTAACCATACCAACTGTACTTCTCCTTAATATCTTAATGCTTCAAGTTACCCATTATTTTTCTCTGGTGAAACTTTAAAAAGTGGACGATTCTTACATAAGGTGTTCTATTTTTGTGACAACAGTCTCTGTGAGCTATGCCAAGAGGTGTCTAACAATGCAAAGAAGACACCCTAGAACCAGCTTCTTGTACTTTGCTTACATTTTGCTGTCAGtcatttcacagtttttaatTACTCTTTGCttgtccctcctctctcccctcccagGTCTCTACATTCTGTATTGAGGCTCTGACCATCTGTAACTCCCTGCTCCACCCTCGTACTCCCTCCATCACCCTGCCCTTGCCACCACTTGCCCTGAAACCCACCCCTACCGCTCCAGTGCTCCCCTCCTCCCAGGGACCTACCTCTGGTCTCACTTTGCCAACCCTCCTTGGAGGCCCTGCCCCTGGCCCTCCCTTTCCAACCCGCCACACTCTAGGCCTTGGCCCCTCTTCCCTGCTTGGTTCGCTGGAGAACCACCTCTCCCTGGTTCCGGGACTGCCgggccaaaccccaaccccaggAGATATGATTCTTTCCCCACATGCACACCACCAGCAGGACCCTGCCGGACTGGCCCCTCCAGAGGGGCAGAGGCCCGTGTTTGTCCGATACGACAGAGAGGAAGCGGATGATGTTGAGATCTCTCTAGCCAGTGACTCGGACGACAGCGTGGTCATCGTTCCTCCGGGGATGCTCAACATGGAGAACCAGCAGGATGAGACGACGGGGGCAAACTCTCAGAACATGGCCTCTACTGCACAAGGGGGCACCACAGCTGCACTACCAGGAGGCGAGTCGGTCACCATGGTCCCCACCACAGCGACAGCCGCGACAATAGACGGGGTCGCACTCCCCAACGACCTCGCCACCTCCTCCCCGCTactcaccacctccaccacccccaTCAACTCCTTCCCTTCTTCAGGGGCCTCGGTGGTCTCCTTGGTTCCACCTTTGAACTCCAGCACACTCGCAGCGCCACCCGGTGGTCTGGGGGACTCGTTGCCCAGCAGACCGCAACTCCAACAGATGCTCTTGCAGCCCTCCGCCCCAGGTCAGCCGGGTCCCATCGGCCTACCGCTCCAGATACACCAGCTACAGAATCAGCTGAGCCAGCAGGGACGGCATCTCCACCAACACCAACCGCCGCCCCCCAGCAACGAAGACTCCGGTGTCATCAACATTAACAGCAccgacgatgaggaggaggaagaggaagacatgGAGGACGacgaagagctggaggaggaggaggaagaagggatggaagaggaggaggaggaggaagtgagtgattttggtgatGAAGAGTTTTATGACGGTGAAGAGTATGAGGActatgatgaagaagaaggggatgagctggatgaggaggaggaggaagaggatggggACATACCTCCGCTGGAGGGAGCAGAGGACAAGGCTGGAGAGGACGGGACAGAGGAGGGGAAGATGCTtcgagcagcagcagtggaggaaGGAGAGCTGCCCGGCTTCAGTGTGGAGGgagaagcagagggagggaTAGAGGAAATCCAGACCAACAGAGCACTGTTTGCGGAGGACAGGATGAAGGTGCAGGAGGTGGAGAGCATCGGAGTCCTGGAGGAGGCgcgggagggggagggagaggatgatGAAAGTGAAAGGATGGACGACCCCACCATGCCACAGATCCTGTGTGTCACTGGAGGAGcaatggaggagagagacgagGCCGAGGAGGGGGCTGTGGAAGCAGGAAGAGCGGAGGGAGGCGGCGCACTGCAGGAGGAAGCAAACCTGTGGGAGCAAGGAGCCAATGAGACTGAGCCGAAAGCTGCCTCAGAAGAATCAACGTCCAATAAGAGTCTACAGGTACTTTCACAGCTTTAAAGTTCTCATGAAACAGCAGGTGTTATCTGCTTGGGCTTACTTAAGTTTTTCCTGTAAGAACAGGTAGCTGAGGAGGatttatcattgttattaattGGTGTTTGCAGTGGTAAATTAGACTGACTGTGTGTTACAccacattagcattagcatcagcTTCCAGTGAACACAGCCAGACCGGGCAGTTACATTAGCAACAAGTATGTCTGTCCAGAGTTAAGGCAGAGCAGCTGAAGGACATCAGCTGCTCTGAATATGACTCTGAATATGATTCAGTTTTATCCAAATTAGTGAATAAAGTTATATGTTTTAAGTTTTAGTACAGTAATCCTTCAGATTGGGCCCCTGGAACACACTGCATCAGCATTCTTCTGTTTATATACATCCTCATATATGGCAgcctcataaataaaattaaaaaaagcattaaTTGGAAGAAAAATGAGTATATATGAGTATACAAGCCCTAAAATGATGCCAGCTGAGAGGAGTTGAAATGGCAGTTGATGGATGACTCCTTAAGTGAGCTTCTACTGAAAGAAGTTTAAGTGTAAGCATTGACAATAATTGAAGTGCAAAAGTGTAGTCAGTGGAACAAATGTGAAATGGACAGGGAAGCCAGTttgcagctggttagcttagcataaacaagGGAACATCTGACCCATCCAGTGTACCTGTACGGTAACATACTCCACCTGTAAGCTCCTATAAAGCTGAATGGTTAACCCAGTATAACTTGTATAATCTGTACAAAAACAGAAGTTTGACAACAACCATTCACTGTTTCACCGCTGGTTGCCATGCAACCGGCAGAGACAGGAGGAAGTCTAGTCTTCTATGTAGCATCTCATCTGAGTTGGGATATCCATTAAATTTAGCTGGAAGGACATGAGGTGTCAATGGAAGTCTAACCAATTAGTTTTCTATAAGCTGGTAAGGGGAAAGAGGGGAAACAAGGTATTGAGGATGATAATAATCAGTGTGAATCATGATGGATTTAATTAAAGTCACACTTCCATAGTCAAAACAAATGAGGGGCagaatatcaccagagtaaccgctacctgctgctaactatagctgccattagctcgttagctcagttagccggtTCACACCGGGAGCTCAGGGTCTTGGGGAGTGTTAAGGTGCCTTCTCAATCACATGTGCAGCCATCTAATGATTCCTTTAAATGCCATATTTTATTTGCTGTAGATCATCTTATCAGGTTATACTTTGGCTTCGGGAATTCCAGCGTGACTCTTTTAACATGATGGATTATGATCTGATTTTACTCTGTGAAAGACCATAAATCCACTTTAACACTTAACCATCAAGCTGTATATTGCAATCTAGAATAAGTTGAATTCTGTGTTATTGTGAAGACTTTTAAAGTCTCCATCCAGTTTCGGGTCTACGTTTAGCCCCGTTCAAACCTAACATTGAAGGCACCCTGTGAAATTTTTGACCACTGAGAACTGAGCTGAGAACTGAGAATGTGCCACCATTTTAATCATGCAGTCTACCAGCATGTGAAAGGCGGTTGTGCTGCGGACGCtacttctttttaaaacaagttcctagctacttcagttgttgaggagaatgctgagaagcttcagaaatgttctccGCCATGATTTGTGCCACCAATGGTAGATAAATTAAACTGATATTCTTAGTGTTGTTACAAGGAAACCAAGCTCTCCAACCAAAAGCTGACTCTCTTCAATTCAACAGGAGTCGGGAGGTGAACCTGTACAGGAAGCCGTCACGAGCGATGACCAGCCATCGAGtcagcaggaggaacagccagcagctgttcaaGAAGGAGACATGGCACCGGCTGATTCTGAAACCTCAAGAGATGGGAACACGAAAGAGCAAGAGGAGACGGACCCTGAGaccagagaaaaaataaaagcggAGCAGGAGActgaaggagggggagggggaggaggcagagagagcgatggagaggaggggaaaggagtgaagaggaagagagaggaggcgTACAGGGAGGAAGAGGCGGGGCAAAGCACTGAgaagaaaaaggtaaaaatgtgACTCATTCAGGATTTTACTGGGTCAGAAATGTGTAGGATTGATGCAGCATAATCACGAACAATTTTACACATGGTGCCTTTCTATAGTAACATTGTCTCTTTGTCTGTCCTCCAGATGGATGAGGATGCCATGGCCTCCATGTTGGCTGATTTTGTTGCCTGTCCACCTGATGATGAAGACGGTGCCACTGGGTCAAACCGCTcataaaaaaaattgccaacCTGAACCAGCGTGATTGAACTGACCATGGATACATTATAAACTGCTACGATActgtatcatttttttttttccaaggctTAGTTACCTCATACAACATCTCGtcatttttcccttttcttttccaacTTCAAGCTACAATATGTAGGGCATGGGAATATTTGGGAGAAGGAAAAATCTGACTTTTTACTGCATCACATCACCCACCTTGTAATTGGCACGAACTAGACTTAACTAAACCAAGCAGTACATTTTCTAAAGCCCCAAGAACAGCTGCCCTGACCAGAGCTGAGGCTCGATCAAACGAATCACCTGGAATGTTGTGATGCCTTTGTTCTTGTTTGCAGTTCATTATATCCTACAGTTCAGACTATGATGTGGTTTTCTTGGATTTATATGTACCTTTTATGCTCTGTATGTTTTGTCAGAACTGTCACATGCTTtgttataaaaaagaaaagaaaaatcatgaCATTTTCTGAGATTTAATGGTTGTTTCAATagtcctgtatttttttttttcaaaggattGGTTCCCCACAAATTATATTAGGTTAGCCCAGTGAGGTCTGCAGATTATTCATTGTGACCAGAGTGGAACTTTTCAAAACAACTTTTTGGCTTTTTGTATTTTGGAATGGAACTTTTACTGTTTTGATCCACACAAACTAAATTCCATCACCTCTAGATAATTGTTGTGAAGGCAGACAGATGGTTTAAAATCTGGGCAAAATAAACCTGTACAGATACCGATGAGTGGAAATGTGTCTGTATAATGCGGGCGTACTGACCCTTAACATTGAGAAGTCTGACCCAACACTACACACTTACTGTATATATTACTTCTATACACTAACTAGCATTGTACTTTGcatttgaatatatatatatatttttaaatcgCATACTTCCCAGTTCTGTACTTGCAGCAAATATACAACAGATGTCAGCTAATCTAAGACTGAAACGCTGATGACATAAAAGTGTAAGAGACAACAATTGTTGCATCATGTCTCCCTTGAGCAGACCTATTCAGCTGGTGGCCTGTAGGGGCCCAATGTGGCCCTTTTGCAACCTAAGTCAAGCCCTGTGATCATTGTGTTGGTAGCCCATTTATGAGTTATATCTTATGCCAGGCAAAGAAATCGTCTTATTTCATTAAACAGTCTAACAACCTACTTTAGAATTAAAAAGGTGCATTGTTATTTTCCTGTACTTCTGTAAACGACGTTTCCTTTTTCAACTGTAAAAACTAATAACCAAAGTACGAGCTTTACAGGTCACACATGAGGAGTCAGCTtggccattttttttcccattccaAATCTGCCCCCTTCTGAAAAGTAGTTGCATCGGCCTTCTCTAGAGCTCTCTGGAAGTCTCGTAACAGTCTACAGTTTGTTGTATTGTGCTGCTGTGAGCTGATCCATCATTAAGTGAAAAGCAGAAAATTacatgaatacatttcagaCTTGAAACCTGTTAAGAATGACTGTGTAGTCTGTATCTGGAACACAGCTATGTGACTTTTTAACGCATCCAATGCAACCATATTGAAAATCTGTAGAGGCCTGACTGTTGCAGCTGGATGGATTATGAGAAGAAGAATGATGTTAACTGCTGAGTGAATCAAAAACAATGATCAGGTTAAACATTAACTTGAAAATAGGTTGAAGAGTGTCAGCAGACCTTTTTGGACTGGGGTTGTACATCTCTCTCACAGACATGTACATCTGGAAATCAGTCTCTATGGTTACAACACAGACGCGGTTAAGTGCTGGTTACATCATAATGAGGAAGTTGAGATTATTATCCCACGGCTTGCCATATTGCCATTTATATGATAAATACATAACAAATAAATGGGACGTGAAGAACATTCATGCTGATTTTAGTGAAATGTTACTAAATTTGATGTTACATATTTGAAGATGCTGCCACTCCGTCCTAAGCCAAATAAAATGAAGGCCATCTTATTTTCAATTTTGAAAATGCTGTTAAGAAAACGTGGGAGCTgttgacacttttttttcctccagttgTATTGGGGCTCACTGACAATAATTCCAAGTTTGCAAAATACAGCATCTTTGCAAATGTTCTCACATATCTAGTTAAGTTAACAtttataaatataatttttttttcaaacaattgTGGTTTAAGGCACAGTTACTGTAGACTGGGGGCAACACTTGGGTGCAGCTTCTCAAAAGACTT containing:
- the pelp1 gene encoding proline-, glutamic acid- and leucine-rich protein 1, translated to MATSAWLRGPSAMRLTEGLVSVLKEQRPEYIPALLTSYREHGVFPTQSASAVGGLVGFSNAKLSSSKTRFEGLCLLSMLVKDSSSDLFQQHCLSWLRSLQQVIQSQAPVQTIQLAANVLKDVLQYSSQLPELAREVGLNSILGILTSLLGLKTECELAAMEGMMACMTYYPRACGSLKDKLGAYFLSKMDSTNKKTQEMACQCYGRLPCLGGLLDRGVGTGRAEGWTNQIHCLLASANGQLAQIYQGSETDGTVQYEGPGVELAFPYLDQSDPLLLLQLQHRYTAVCLALKHTLRVDPASAVRLPVRPILNLVCRALAVSSKSINLTGDGSVRLLVLPIIHTNTLEVLSSLITAVRSGMVQYAAVLQRLFSQTLSAWTPLPEASLGQQRAYSSVRVSVYRTLELWLQVAGTSASILQGSPGHSELLFSHLLGDITPGAESVKLRAGLSADVVPGGKPGPRRTKTLVMADAVGPSLQRKGDLLANQDTCLSALRVLRQIILTSGTLMKDDIHKRLHDVVLPLCVRLQQQSSSNTTCESAGGVSGQYSSALSRRELYRFLLALVLVPSPCWPPPLTCAVSILSNGRNDRNLKVSTFCIEALTICNSLLHPRTPSITLPLPPLALKPTPTAPVLPSSQGPTSGLTLPTLLGGPAPGPPFPTRHTLGLGPSSLLGSLENHLSLVPGLPGQTPTPGDMILSPHAHHQQDPAGLAPPEGQRPVFVRYDREEADDVEISLASDSDDSVVIVPPGMLNMENQQDETTGANSQNMASTAQGGTTAALPGGESVTMVPTTATAATIDGVALPNDLATSSPLLTTSTTPINSFPSSGASVVSLVPPLNSSTLAAPPGGLGDSLPSRPQLQQMLLQPSAPGQPGPIGLPLQIHQLQNQLSQQGRHLHQHQPPPPSNEDSGVININSTDDEEEEEEDMEDDEELEEEEEEGMEEEEEEEVSDFGDEEFYDGEEYEDYDEEEGDELDEEEEEEDGDIPPLEGAEDKAGEDGTEEGKMLRAAAVEEGELPGFSVEGEAEGGIEEIQTNRALFAEDRMKVQEVESIGVLEEAREGEGEDDESERMDDPTMPQILCVTGGAMEERDEAEEGAVEAGRAEGGGALQEEANLWEQGANETEPKAASEESTSNKSLQESGGEPVQEAVTSDDQPSSQQEEQPAAVQEGDMAPADSETSRDGNTKEQEETDPETREKIKAEQETEGGGGGGGRESDGEEGKGVKRKREEAYREEEAGQSTEKKKMDEDAMASMLADFVACPPDDEDGATGSNRS